The Comamonas sp. GB3 AK4-5 genome includes a region encoding these proteins:
- a CDS encoding outer membrane protein assembly factor BamE — MHVKARRCVSVLVTLSLGGLLTACGSFNSATRSLANSITPYKVDVVQGNFVSQEQVAALQPGMSRQQVREVLGTPLVTSVFHTDRWDYVFTLKRAGLEPQTRKLAVFFTGEQFDRAEGDEMPSEADFVASLGKKMDKIKVPPLEATEAQLARYPVKKSAEAEPAPEVPVAPVAQSYPPLDAPAR; from the coding sequence ATGCATGTCAAAGCCCGCCGTTGTGTTTCTGTGCTCGTGACCCTGTCGCTGGGCGGTCTGCTTACCGCCTGCGGCAGCTTCAACAGCGCCACACGCAGTCTTGCCAATTCCATCACGCCGTACAAGGTGGACGTGGTGCAGGGCAACTTCGTCTCCCAAGAACAGGTCGCCGCCTTGCAGCCTGGCATGAGCCGTCAACAGGTGCGGGAAGTCCTGGGTACGCCCCTGGTGACCAGCGTGTTCCACACCGACCGCTGGGACTATGTGTTTACCCTCAAGCGTGCCGGCCTGGAGCCCCAGACGCGCAAGCTGGCCGTGTTCTTCACTGGCGAGCAGTTTGACCGCGCCGAGGGCGACGAAATGCCGTCCGAAGCCGACTTCGTGGCCTCGCTGGGCAAAAAGATGGACAAGATCAAGGTGCCTCCGCTCGAAGCCACCGAGGCCCAGCTGGCGCGCTACCCGGTCAAAAAGTCGGCCGAGGCCGAGCCTGCACCTGAAGTGCCGGTGGCGCCCGTCGCACAGTCCTATCCGCCGCTGGATGCCCCGGCACGCTGA
- the fur gene encoding ferric iron uptake transcriptional regulator: protein MKNIEELKSTGLKATLPRLKILEIFQTGKQRHMTAEDVFRVLLDERSDIGLATVYRVLTQFEQAGILLRSNFESGKAVYELNEGQHHDHFVCTSCGKVEEFYDPEIEKRQQLIANEMGWTIQDHSMSLYGQCAECAARATK, encoded by the coding sequence ATGAAAAATATCGAAGAGCTCAAGAGCACGGGACTGAAAGCCACGCTCCCTCGTCTGAAAATTTTGGAGATTTTCCAGACGGGCAAACAGCGCCACATGACGGCCGAAGACGTGTTCCGCGTGCTGCTGGACGAGCGCTCGGACATCGGCCTGGCCACGGTCTACCGCGTGCTGACCCAGTTTGAGCAGGCCGGCATCTTGCTGCGCAGCAATTTCGAGAGCGGCAAGGCCGTCTACGAGCTCAACGAGGGCCAGCACCACGACCACTTCGTCTGCACCAGCTGTGGCAAGGTGGAAGAGTTCTATGACCCCGAGATCGAAAAGCGCCAGCAGCTGATTGCCAACGAAATGGGCTGGACCATCCAGGACCACTCCATGTCGTTGTACGGCCAATGCGCCGAGTGCGCGGCACGCGCCACCAAATAA